From Drosophila nasuta strain 15112-1781.00 chromosome X, ASM2355853v1, whole genome shotgun sequence, one genomic window encodes:
- the LOC132795687 gene encoding uncharacterized protein LOC132795687: MCSPCCVICCGGCQDCCTDCCCGGCCTNLCCGGCCPTGVRATQTLQFPSEHRWFERCTNANCVSCQDTTTTNECSCICRRNRHIIEALTCLFNTTIPHMVSTLFKLVVQQNEPLKRFPRDRKWDVMEHVKAPYTELNDLEIYDSMYDRCGLPIEPLHSDNIYKIVRLMFLAKVLTLEQQKYLLRMLKRLNQHAHCPVDLYLLLQTLENVNVKELMCSIHRQEEFVRSLHTARQCHKLCDLYNQVVTVDKRSVQRHRRRLRYGNKNHLKATMMEKQPSDESAAVRQSQLQRQYCDRKADLVSTAASPNGTTTSSVGRTRYAGSRNPSRSSK; this comes from the coding sequence atgtgctCGCCATGCTGCGTTATTTGCTGTGGCGGTTGCCAAGACTGTTGCACAGATTGTTGTTGCGGTGGCTGTTGCACTAACCTGTGCTGCGGTGGCTGCTGTCCAACAGGAGTGCGTGCAACACAGACGCTGCAATTTCCGTCTGAGCATCGCTGGTTCGAGCGTTGCACAAACGCCAACTGTGTGAGCTGTCAggatacaacaacaacgaacgaATGCAGCTGCATTTGTCGACGCAATCGTCACATTATCGAGGCCTTGACTTGCCTCTTCAACACAACGATACCACACATGGTGAGCACACTGTTTAAGCTTGTGGTCCAACAGAACGAACCACTGAAACGCTTTCCACGCGATCGCAAATGGGATGTGATGGAGCATGTGAAGGCGCCGTATACCGAACTCAATGATCTTGAGATCTATGACAGCATGTACGATCGTTGCGGCCTGCCAATTGAACCCTTGCACTCTGACAATATCTATAAAATTGTGCGCTTAATGTTTCTGGCCAAAGTCTTGACACTGGAGCAGCAAAAGTATTTGCTACGCATGCTAAAGCGTCTCAATCAACACGCACATTGTCCCGTCGATTTGTATCTGTTGCTGCAAACACTGGAGAATGTGAATGTCAAGGAGCTGATGTGCAGCATTCACAGACAGGAGGAATTTGTGCGCAGTCTGCACACGGCACGTCAGTGCCACAAACTCTGTGATCTCTACAATCAGGTGGTCACCGTCGATAAGCGGTCGGTGCAACGGCATCGCAGGCGTTTGCGCTATGGCAATAAGAATCATTTGAAGGCCACCATGATGGAGAAGCAGCCAAGTGATGAGTCCGCTGCAGTGCGACAATCACAATTGCAGCGACAGTATTGCGATCGCAAGGCCGATCTCGTTTCAACGGCTGCATCGCCCAATGGCACAACCACTTCATCGGTTGGTCGCACTCGGTACGCCGGCTCACGTAATCCCAGTCGGTCATCCAAGTGA